Proteins co-encoded in one Planctomycetia bacterium genomic window:
- a CDS encoding Gfo/Idh/MocA family oxidoreductase, producing the protein MHTPSKSAVRFAVVGLGHFGQTAVLPAFANAKEKATLAALFTGDAEKAHELSAKYQVKAHSYDAYDRLLAAGDIDAVYIALPNAQHRDYTERAARAGVHVLCEKPLAATVEDAAAMVEACERQGIKLMTAYRLHFEEGNLQAIKVVQSGRLGLPRVFTSIHSSQVEAGNTRLDASLGGGPLEDIGIYSINAARYLFQAEPFEASAFAVHGDDPRFAEVPETVTAMLRFPDDRLATFICSFGAANHSEYRVIGADGTLTMNPAFTWQGDIQQKIVVKGREESRTFAHRDQLAAELLYFAECIQQDRTPEPSGDEGLIDVRIIDALRKSVAEGRAVKLSIEGDARPNVSQSIQRDPPRQPTPVNAAAPAKK; encoded by the coding sequence ATGCATACGCCTTCGAAGTCCGCCGTCCGTTTCGCCGTCGTCGGCCTAGGGCATTTCGGCCAGACCGCGGTGTTGCCCGCCTTTGCCAATGCCAAGGAAAAGGCGACGCTTGCCGCGCTCTTCACCGGCGACGCAGAAAAGGCGCACGAGTTGAGCGCCAAATACCAGGTGAAAGCGCACTCCTACGACGCCTACGATCGATTGCTGGCCGCTGGCGACATCGACGCGGTGTATATCGCGCTGCCCAATGCGCAGCACCGCGACTACACGGAACGAGCAGCGCGCGCCGGTGTCCACGTACTCTGCGAAAAGCCGCTGGCGGCGACGGTTGAGGACGCGGCCGCGATGGTGGAAGCCTGCGAGCGGCAAGGTATTAAATTGATGACCGCCTATCGACTTCACTTCGAGGAAGGCAACCTGCAGGCAATCAAAGTCGTGCAATCCGGTCGCCTCGGCCTGCCACGCGTGTTCACATCTATTCACTCGTCGCAAGTGGAAGCCGGCAACACGCGACTCGACGCCTCCCTCGGCGGCGGTCCGCTGGAGGACATCGGCATCTACTCCATCAACGCGGCGCGATATTTGTTCCAGGCGGAGCCGTTCGAAGCCTCGGCGTTCGCGGTGCATGGCGACGATCCGCGCTTCGCCGAAGTACCCGAAACGGTGACGGCGATGCTGCGGTTTCCCGACGATCGCCTGGCGACGTTCATCTGCAGTTTCGGCGCGGCGAACCATTCGGAATATCGTGTCATCGGCGCCGACGGCACGCTGACGATGAATCCGGCCTTTACCTGGCAAGGCGACATTCAACAGAAAATCGTCGTGAAGGGGCGTGAAGAATCGCGTACCTTCGCGCATCGCGACCAGTTGGCCGCGGAGTTGCTGTATTTCGCCGAGTGCATCCAGCAGGATCGGACACCGGAACCGTCGGGCGACGAGGGTTTGATCGACGTGCGGATCATCGACGCCCTCCGCAAATCAGTTGCGGAAGGGCGAGCCGTGAAGTTGTCGATTGAAGGTGATGCGCGGCCCAATGTCTCGCAATCCATTCAGCGCGATCCGCCGCGACAACCTACGCCGGTCAATGCGGCGGCGCCCGCTAAGAAATAG
- a CDS encoding protein phosphatase 2C domain-containing protein gives MLASTPDAELLQPFAHGATDRGLVRSGNEDQFLIAVLRKSMQIQQCSFSAPTTRVAHEAGHLWLVADGMGGHEGGETASLLATEAIEEFALNVLKWFFHLRGAEGSELLLEFEQALRSADQRLVHEAAHDPTLFGMGTTVTVAFFLASTAFVLHVGDSRCYLLKRGVLSQVTRDHTLRELLAGRGELPPDEATQARMSHILTNVVGGPSAGIHVDIHKVKVEPGDQLLLCTDGLTAMLTDAEITDVLLAAVSSETACRALIEAANRGGGHDNATAIVARFESVEKAAL, from the coding sequence ATGCTCGCTTCAACACCGGACGCAGAACTTCTGCAGCCGTTCGCGCATGGCGCAACCGATCGCGGTTTGGTGCGCTCGGGCAACGAAGATCAGTTTCTGATCGCCGTATTGCGCAAATCCATGCAGATTCAGCAGTGCAGTTTTTCGGCGCCGACGACGCGAGTAGCGCACGAGGCCGGCCATCTCTGGCTGGTGGCCGACGGCATGGGCGGGCACGAAGGGGGTGAAACCGCGAGCCTGTTGGCGACGGAGGCGATCGAAGAGTTTGCGCTGAACGTGCTCAAATGGTTCTTTCATTTGCGCGGCGCCGAAGGTTCCGAGTTGCTCTTGGAGTTCGAGCAAGCGCTGCGCAGTGCGGATCAACGCTTGGTTCATGAAGCCGCCCACGACCCGACGCTATTCGGCATGGGCACGACCGTCACGGTGGCATTCTTTCTCGCCTCGACCGCGTTTGTGCTGCACGTGGGTGATAGTCGCTGCTACCTCCTGAAGCGCGGAGTTCTTAGTCAAGTCACGCGTGATCATACATTGCGTGAACTACTAGCAGGCCGCGGCGAGCTGCCGCCCGACGAGGCGACGCAAGCACGGATGAGTCATATCCTAACCAACGTGGTCGGCGGACCGTCGGCAGGTATTCACGTGGACATCCACAAGGTGAAGGTCGAGCCCGGCGATCAACTGCTACTTTGCACGGACGGGCTGACCGCCATGTTGACCGACGCAGAGATCACGGACGTGCTGCTCGCGGCAGTTAGTTCGGAGACAGCATGCAGGGCGTTGATCGAAGCGGCAAATCGTGGCGGCGGTCACGACAATGCGACGGCCATCGTGGCCCGTTTCGAGTCCGTCGAAAAGGCTGCCTTGTAA